AGCAAAGAGAAAAATGCAACACGAGCCACTTAGGTTTCCCACATATGCCAAGCGTTCGTGTCATTAAACTCTCAAATTGTAGTAACAACCAACTTAATTCGTTAAGACTAGTCTAAGAACATTGTTAGATTCTTAGTAGACATAAGTAATATATTAGAAAGAGTATAGAGTGCACCAGTGTCCCTGAACTTATTTGGCGGTGTCACCTAAGTGTCTAAACCATTAGTTTTCATATTTAAGTCAGTAAACTTATTAATTATGCCCTCTTGAGTCCAAACACCAATTAACATGTGACTGTCGGTATGGGAAATCAGCATGACCATCAAAAAGAGAGACTATGTTCTCAGGTAACATTTGGGTCctattggattttttttttcattgacTAGATGTGTAACCCACAGTTATGTGAATGATGGCTTGTAAAAAAAACAGTGACACCGACGTTTGTAGGTGTTAACATATCAACTAGTAAGAGAGGTTTGGACCTTGAGTGAACCATTTTTAGTAAAACTTTAGAGAGTTAAATATGCAAATTAATAGTTCTTGGATCTAGGTGACACCACTGAATAAATTTGAGAACCTCTTATGTATTTTATTACTCTACTAGAAATTCATTGATATATTTATAAGACCGACAACGAGTAAAAATTGCATATTTCTATGTCTTCTCTCTTTGTGTGTGTTTTCTAATATAACACTAACGAGATTTTAGATGCAATactactttcaaaaaaaaaaatctcacctATGCATGGAACACTATGGACAAACATATACAGGTGCAAGCAAGAGCTATAAATACCTCCATGTCGGTCATCTCACTGATGTTGGTCGGCATCCTTACGGTGGAGAAGGGTGTGCTCCCATCACAGCTGGAATGATTGATGTCACCGGCGAGAAGATGCTTCAGCTTGCGCAGATTATTTATGTGCTTTGTGCAGGAGTGACGGATCTTGGTCTGCCGAATATCCAGCGTCTCCAGCAGCTGGAGCGCCTTGATTTGATGGGGCAGATCCGGAACGTCCGTGTTCCGGAGGCTCAGATATTTGAGCGTCTGTAGCTTGCAGATGCTCTTGAGGTGGCGCTTCTTCAGGCCTTTGCAACCTCCGAGATCCATGACATTCACTCGATAGGTTTCAGGGAGTGATCTGAAATGTTTCAGCTGCTTGTCGATGGATTTCTCTAGCTTCTTACTGCTCGCCGCCGAAACGGGCGACTTCCCGTCCTGGCCCTGCTGCTTTCTTGGAAGGGAAACCCCACAGATGTTCAGAGATACGGCTGAGCCTGATGCTCCTTCTGCTTTCTCCTTCTCtagcttcttctcctgcttggcCACCATCTGACGGATGCGGAACTGGTTGTCAAGGTGGGGTGGCAATCGGCTTCCCTCGAAGTTCTCGCTCTTGGAGATCCCATCGACGAAGTTCTTCACCTCATCTCTCATCCTGCAGCTCTTGACCTTGTTGCCTGCAGCGCCATACTCAACAGGATAAACAAAGCCTCGGAAGAGAAGCTCAGTGAAACACATCTCAGCTGCTTCTTCGTACGATTGCTTCTCTTCCTTGACGACCAGGCGCTCGGCCGCCCATCGCCGGACCAAGCTTGTCCTGCTGATGCTCTTCTCCTCGTGGAAGGCGGTCAGGTACTGCAGGCAGCTCTTGTAATCCCTGGACAGCTTGCTGTAGCAGAGGAGCATCACTTGCTTGGGAAGATCAAGATCTGCGCCTGCGCcgctggagctggagctggcaGCGACGACGAGGTTCTTCACTTCTTCCTTGCTCACGCGGCCTTTACCTTGAGGAGATACATGAAGAGCACGGAGGAGCATCTCCATGACCATGCAGATGGTAGCATTATCTCCTCCATGGCGTAGAGCAACAGCTTGCAGGTCTTTAATGAGTGTCTTGTCAGACCTGAGGTCCCCGAGGTCCCCGGGAAGCAATGTGATGACGATGTCGATGTTCTTCTCTGCTCCGGCACCATCGTCGTCGTCCATGGCAACTGATGCTAAAGCCTGCAGGAAAGCATCCATGCCGAGTGACGCTAAAGCCAGCAGGAAAGCACCCCTGGCCTCGTCGGCGGCACCCTTGGCCCCGTGGAGGACTGCGGCGGGCTTGTTCCCCTTCTTTGCCTCGGGGACGGTGACGCCGTAGCGCTGCCGCCTCTCGCCGATGTCGCGCACCCGGACCTTGAGGTCGCGCAGGCGGttggcgaggcggcggcggggccaCCAGGTCTTGACGAGTTCGGGGACGTGGCGCACGTATCCCCAGAAGCCCTTGTGGGACGGGGTGATGCGCATGTAGAGCTCGATGCAGTCATGCGCGATGTAGGCGATGTCGCGGACCTGCTTCATCCACGCGCGCTGCTGGTCGTCGTGGTCGTCGCCGGACTtggtgaggtggaggaggaagccgTTCATGCTGTCCATCTCGTCCCGGATGAACTGGATGTCGCCCTGCACGCCGCTCAGCAGCTCCGCCTCGTCCTTGATCGCCGCCGATAGGATGCCCAGCAGCGAGTCCACGGCGCCGTGGGTCAGGTCAGCCATCTTGATCTCTTCTCTTGTAgtcgtgtgtgtgtgagagagagagagagagtcgatGAGTCGAATGGAGGAGATGGGGCACAAATATATGGTCTGGGACTCGGACTGGAACTCTGGAACATAGGAAGGGATAGAAGGGAATCCAGTGCCATACCTGACAACAAGCAACACCAAAGCTTAAGCTGGAGGCGACAGCCTCGAATATTTTCCCTTTCTTTTCCTACAGTAGTAGTAGTTAAGGACCTAGCTAGCCTGATCCACGTTTCCATATATTCCAATAAAAAACATTATGCTTTTCCATTCTGAACCACTTTTATAGGTTCTTTATCTATCCATTTCTTTTGGACGAGGTTTGTCACTGCTGATGTGGTTGGAGTTTCCCTTGAGTAGTATGCCAGAGATGCCACTTCAAATTTAACCATTACTCTTTTCCTACAGTAGTTGATAAAAGAAAAAGTTGGCTCCCTAAAGTTTGTATCAATTTAAAAAAAAGtctaaacaacttcaaataaaaagcATCAAAACTAGAAAATTATAGACCTTATCGAACGCTACAgcttttatataaaaagtatcttTATCTATCATCATATAAGAATGATATGATTTTTTTTAAGGTGACAAGCACCGGTACGCAATTAATACGTGTTAGAGCTTTATATTATTCTTTTGACCATCCTAATGACCTTAAATAACAAAACTCAAAACTAGGaatttgtagatctcatcgagagcgACAATTTTGATATACAACATATTTTTAtccgtgtaacaccctaaaaattttaattttgaaaataggtttaaaatgatttatttatgaattttatgctcatgaaatgtaggagaaagaatatttttcattttattaaaattcaccataggagtagcaacatggatgtgcatacatgccagtgcatttgatttatttggttgagtggttttgattaaaattcaaaatggtttaaattacTTTTGGAAATGAgcttgaaaatggctttgaagtaaaagaaaagaaaattagaaaataaaagaacttaaaaaggtgtaaaatttatttttggaagcctaccaaaattgcccattttatttgagttgaaaagtatatttgaatctctatttgaatttgcatttggttcataattgaatttggttttgaaaataaaatagaaaaggaaaaagaaaaaaatcctttccctctcctctctctcggtCCAGCCCACCCCGACCTCTCTCATCCCGCTCTCGCGCGACGTACTGGCCTCTCTTTCCCGTAGATGGCCCGACCCCGCAGCCTAGCTCTCTCGGCCCATTGCCAAGTCCGCAGCCACGGCCCAGCAGCTAAGCCGAGCGGAAGCCCGTGTCCCCGCCTCCTCTCCCCCTCTGTCTGTCTGACGACTTGGACCTGCTCCCTCTCTCACTGACCGATGGACCCGCCCTGTCGgcaccgtcttcttcctcgcataGCCACGTCGGACTCTACTCCACCGTCGGGGCTCCACACCGCTCCCGCCTCGTCCGTTGCCGTGCCGCCCATGTCTTCCCGCTCCATAAAAGCCAAAGCCCTCATCATGCCGCCGTCACCTAGCCACCTCCAAGCCACCACCCGTGCCCTAATCGTAGTCGCCGCAGCCCTAGCGCTGTCATTGGAGATCCGCCACCGCCGCATTCGTCGTTCTGCCGCCTCTTCGCCTCCGTGACTGCCTTGCCGGGCTACTACGTGAGGTAAGCAAGCTTCGAGTACTACCCTTGACCCCTCTCTCGCTTTCAACCGCTGGTGCGAGCTCACCGTTGCATCACCGGATTCCTGAGCCACCAAATCAAGCACCGCGTCGTCACTGTGGCGTCGCAGTCGCTCTAAACCCCTCCTTCGAGTTTGTCTTGAGCTCTTCTTGCTTCCCGTGCCTTCCCCGTGTACAACGGTGGCTAGAGTCACTGATTCGCCCAACTTCAGCGAGGTCTGagcctctgaaagctctagtttggtttttgtgaattgatgaaaccctaagggcTAACCTAGTTTgtcaaaagtgattatgagataggtagcagtattccaagtgttgaagcaaatgaagatcatgacatgatgatggtgatgccatggtgatgatcaagtgcttggacttgcaaaagaagaaagagaaaaacaaaaagctcaaggcaaaggtgaaattgataggagcttttcggtttaagtgatcgagacacttagcgagtgtgatcacatttaggatcgatagccgtactattaagatgggtgaatctcgtatcgaaatgcggttatcaaagtgccactagatgctctaactcattgcatatgcatttaggatctagtggagtgctaacacccttgaaaacatttgtgaaaatatgctaacacacgtgcacaaggtgatacacttgatggttggcacctttgatcaagggtggtgaaatTCGGGGTCAAAAGAAGAAGTttcgtattgaccggactctgccttgggcagtgaccggacgctgaccccACGTCCGATCACTGGCGCgtagtgaaggccgccctcgcTCCCTTGACCGGACGTTGAAGAGAAAGAGGGAACGGACACGCAGGGGGTGTCCAGTAACCTAGTGATGTACGCTGACGCAAGCAACAGAGAGAggctgagttgaccggacgcaggcctaGGTCCGTTAATgagccaccggacgcgttcggacACGAATTTCTacctctgggaccttactggaagtgaccggacgctaggcgaTTGTGCGTCCGGTCCTACACAGCAGTGCATTTGGTCGCAACTTAATACGTGGCGCGAAGCTGACTAGCCGTTAAGACCAGGTGCTCAGTATTTGAGGCTGATGACACTTGGCAAGCATCGGGGAACCGGACGCGGGGGtcgtgcgtccggtcaacttgatcggcgcatccggtcaacccATGTTTCGCTGGAcagaggagccaatggctctatttaaaGCCGTGTGGTCGGCTctagctcatacctttggccatttgcattgacatagcaaccttgtgagcttagccaaagccctcccactcatctccatcattgattcatcatctttgtgagattgagagtgaatccaagtgcattgcctgagtgtttgcatctagaggcacttggtgtttatgtttcactgtgggtttggcttgttactcttggtggttgccgccacctagacgacttggaacagcgaggatcgttgagcagaggttggtgattgtcttctgctccgatcatggtgattgtgaggggttcttgacctttcccggcggagagccaaaaggtactctagtaaattgctcgtggcttgtgtgatccttatcttgtgttggttgtgtagcaccctattgggggtttggcgtgtgatgccaattagcgcgcgaacctccaagtgagtgaatcgccacaacgaggactagcttgccggcaagcaagtgaaccttggaaaaaatcattgtgtcatcatttgattccgaggtgattggtctttgttggtattcattcttgtgattgattgcttcattcctcgactcaacggtataaccatcttgctctctctctctctctctttacattaccgtaaactagttgtcaagctctttagtgtagctagtcgtgagagcttgttagtttggttagtgtggctctttagttagcctttgagagcacactaacttagtgtagtgacatagccattgtgtgaatagagactatgaaaactagaattgtggttggtggcttgcattttagtaggctagcgcaacactcgcttcgcctcatatttgtctaaccattttgctaagtgttattgtagaaatttttaataggctattcaccccccctctagccattaggacctttcaagtggtattggagccgtggtcaccgtgatttgaggcttaacaaccttcggtataaaaatggctcaaatcaacgacaccaagaagccaccccaatttgatggctcaaactatccctattggaaggctaagatgacaacatatatcaagtcaatcaataggaaggtttggaaggtggtggagaccaagattgagattgatgatgaagaggctcccaccgccgctgaagaggtgttactccaaaacaatgatattactcttagtgccatccatgatgctttggataagagaatatttgagcaaataaagaatattgagagagctcatgaggcatggaagaagttagaggaatcatttgagggtactcaagccatgaagggtgcaaaggcatacattctcaaggagaagtttgcaagattcaaggtgaaggaggatgagagtgtgctggagatgttccatagccttcaagtgcttgtcaatgatctcaaagcactttgagaagaggtgaaggacaaggacttctcccataagttcttaagatgcctaccctcaagatttggcacattgatcaccattctagtgaggagtggtttggacaccaagacaccaaaccaagtgttgagagatataatgaccgatgacacatatagagatgatgatgagaaggaagaaaagaaggagaagaaagatgagaagaaggatgagaagaagagtgtggcattcaaggccacat
This DNA window, taken from Miscanthus floridulus cultivar M001 chromosome 13, ASM1932011v1, whole genome shotgun sequence, encodes the following:
- the LOC136501028 gene encoding disease resistance protein PIK6-NP-like: MADLTHGAVDSLLGILSAAIKDEAELLSGVQGDIQFIRDEMDSMNGFLLHLTKSGDDHDDQQRAWMKQVRDIAYIAHDCIELYMRITPSHKGFWGYVRHVPELVKTWWPRRRLANRLRDLKVRVRDIGERRQRYGVTVPEAKKGNKPAAVLHGAKGAADEARGAFLLALASLGMDAFLQALASVAMDDDDGAGAEKNIDIVITLLPGDLGDLRSDKTLIKDLQAVALRHGGDNATICMVMEMLLRALHVSPQGKGRVSKEEVKNLVVAASSSSSGAGADLDLPKQVMLLCYSKLSRDYKSCLQYLTAFHEEKSISRTSLVRRWAAERLVVKEEKQSYEEAAEMCFTELLFRGFVYPVEYGAAGNKVKSCRMRDEVKNFVDGISKSENFEGSRLPPHLDNQFRIRQMVAKQEKKLEKEKAEGASGSAVSLNICGVSLPRKQQGQDGKSPVSAASSKKLEKSIDKQLKHFRSLPETYRVNVMDLGGCKGLKKRHLKSICKLQTLKYLSLRNTDVPDLPHQIKALQLLETLDIRQTKIRHSCTKHINNLRKLKHLLAGDINHSSCDGSTPFSTVRMPTNISEMTDMEVLSCVQIYRGSELSELGNLKKLRKLGVLLPGRKEDIKDLRQAISKMGGRLHSLSIWINAPCADGVSLDKEDGDGTFLHLVNLESLSITGMVKSGLPGWVDEDLKQLSKITLCNTPLTNGKLETLSNLTGLLCLRLHHGSFTEEELFFSANGFIALKFLLLESATTTKLTFEENSGPKLEKIVWSMPSDASFVTTVSATGIEHLAGLKQVVLKGLSEGDSCPLVEKAITKHPRHQAIEIIGIWKNVAVTSTT